The following nucleotide sequence is from Oreochromis niloticus isolate F11D_XX linkage group LG9, O_niloticus_UMD_NMBU, whole genome shotgun sequence.
GCTGGAAGTTATGCCGCAATCAATAAATACTTGAAGTTACGTCGTGGTCGAGAATCATTGTTATACTAGTAACACGCCGTGAAGATATAACAAAAAGTGGCGACGAGGACGACTGGACCGGCGCTGCAGTCCGCGACAATATGGAGTTTTgccctgttttttttcctgccgaTGCCTCGAGCTGACCCGGTGTTAGACGGCGCGGTGTGAGGGTGAGACACCCGGTGTGCGGCGGTGGATGCCGATTTTTTCAGCGAAACGGGGAGGAGTGAACAGCGGAAAAGACGATGAAGGAAAACTCCGTGAGTGACACGGGGAAAAAAGACGTTACGAAAAGGAACAGTTGTGAGGGGAAGAGTGCCATTCAACCAGGAGCCGAGTAATGGCTGGAGTTATTGGCTCTATCGGTGCCTTCGACGACAGCATGGAGCAATGGAGCTCATATACGGAGCGTTTTGGATATTTCGTTGCGGCTAATGGCATACAGGATGATAAATTGGTGCCCATTTCTTTGAGTGTGATAGGCCCAAAGACTTTTAACCTGTTAAGGAGCCTGCTGCAGCCAGCAAAGCCAGGCAATAAAAGTTTCACAGAGATTGTGGACACGCTGACCAAGCATTTTTCGCCCAAGCCCCTCGTGATCGCTGAACGGTTCAGGTTTCACAAGCGAAACCAAGAAGAGGGTGAGTCTGTCACAATGTTCGTTGCATTGTTACGCAAATTAGCTGAACACTGTGAGtttaaagatgttttaaatgacACATTAAGAGACAGACTCGTGTGTGGATTAAGGAATGAAGCTGCACAGAAGAAATTACTCACGGAAAGTGACTTGACTCTTGAGAAGGCAATTAATATCAGTGTGACCATGGAAATGGCGTCGAAAGAAGCCCATGCTCTGCATGCTACAGACAGAGTACACAAACTTGACAGTGGTGAAGCAAATGCACAAGGACCATGTTTCCGCTGTGGCAAGTTAGGACACCTTGCTAGTGATTGCTGGTGCAAGGAAATGGATTGCAACAACTGTGGGAAAAAAGGCCATGTAGCACGGGCATGCAGGAACAAAAAGAGCAAGGATAAGGGCTCAAAGACTGGAAATAAAAGAGGCACTGCAAAATTCAAAAAGGAAAGACATGTTCGCAGAGTTAAGCTTCATGAGGACAGAGCAAGTGATTCCTCAGATGAAGAAGTGTTGTCTGCAATAAATACTGTGCGAATACTGAATGTGGATGAAACCTCAGACGGCTTTTGGGTCAAGCCCAAACTGGAAGGACATGTTGTAAAAATGCAGATTGACACAGGTTCAAAAGCATCATTAGTGTCATATAATGTCTACAGGAAGTGTCTGAAGCACCTTCCACTCAAACCCTCCGACACAGTATTTAAAGGATATACTGGACATCGAGTGCCTATGAAAGGAATGACAGAGGTGACTGTTCAATGCAATGACCAAACTGCTAAGCTGCCTGTGTATGTTACGCAGAAGAACTGCCCTGCTATAATGGGACGTGTGTGGCTCAAAGCAATCAGACTCAACTGGCAAGAAGTGAGAAAGCTGTCGCATGGTTCCTCTCAGCTGCAGGCCATACTGGGAAAGCACAAAGAGGTTTTTCGTGAGGAACTGGGCAGCATGAAAAAAATTACAGTGAAGCTGCATCTCAAACCTGACAGCAAGCCAGTCTTTATGAAGGCTAGACCTGTGCCGTACGCCATTCGGCCCAAGGTGGAGTCTAACTTAGACGCATTGGTCAAGAATGGTGTTCTGGAGCCGGTTACAACCAGCGAGTGGGCCACGCCTATCGTCCCAGTTCCTAAAAAGGACGGAGGAATCCGGATCTGCGGAGACTTCAAGGTATCCATGAATCCTGTATTAACTGCAGAGCAGTATCCCCTCCCTCTGATTGATGACTTATTTGCTGGTCTGAGTGGGGGACAAAAGTTCAGCAAAATAGATCTCAACCAGGCTTACCTGCAAATGCACGTTGAAGAGCAGTCACGTGAAATGTTGACTATCAACACACATAAGGGACTTTTCAGATACTGCAGGTTGCCTTTTGGCATCACATCAGCTCCAGCATTGTTTCAGCGAGCGATTGATCAAATCCTGAGCGGATTACCTGGTGTGCAGTGTTACTTGGATGATATCCTGTGTACAGGAGCAGATGATGAAGAACATCTGCTCAACCTGGATGCGACCCTTCAGAGACTGAAGGAATACGGATTGAGAGTCCGTAAGGAGAAATGTGACTTTTTCCAGTCATCTGTGGAATATCTAGGGCACGTGATTGATGCAAATGGACTACACACGGCGCCTTCGAAGATCACAGCAATTATGGATGCACCCCCACCACAAAATGTCAGCCAGTTAAAGTCTTTCTTAGGACTGTTGAACTACTATGGACGGTTCATACCCAACTTGGCATCACTCCTGAAACCACTGCATAACCTGCTACGCAAGGAGGAAGCATGGAAGTGGACAGCAAGCTGTCAAGAGGCCTTTCAAAAGGCAAAGGATTCATTGACTGCATCTGAGGTGCTAACCCACTTCAATCCTAAGTTCCCAATTCAGCTTGCCTGTGATGCTTCTCCCTATGGGGTAGGGGCAGTGATTTCCCACATTCTCCCAAACGGTGAAGAAAGGCCAACTGCATTCGCATCAAGGACATTAAACACGGCAGAGACAAACTATGCTCAGCTGGAACGAGAGGCTCTGAGCATTGTATTTGGTGTTCGGAAATTTCACCAGTACTTGTACGGTAGGAAGTTTACACTGTTAACTGACCATAGACCTCTCACAACCATCCTGGGACCCTACACGGGAATTCCATCTCTTGCTGCTTCTCGTCTCCAGAGGTGGACGTTGATATTGTCAGGACATTCTTATGACATCAAATATCGCAAATCGGAGTCTCATTGCAATGCAGATGGGTTGTCCAGGTTACCTCTCCCTGTTAGAAAACCCGTCTCTGACACTGTTGAGATCCTCTACTTCAGGGAGGTAGAGACAGCACCTGTTTCGGCTGTGCAGGTGAAAAAGGCGTCCAGAAATGACCCTGTGTTGTCAGCAGTGATGGACTGGATCATTAAGGGTCTTCCTGCAGGTGAGGGTGTAGACTTGAAGGCCTTCCTTGGAAAGCGGGCGGAGCTTTCTGTTCAGGCGGGATGTTTGCTGTGGGGGAGGAGAGTCATTATTCCCCTGTCACTTCAAACAAAACTGTTGAAGCAACTTCATGCAGGACACAGTGGAATAGTGAGAATGAAGGAAATAGCGAGAAGCTATTTTTGGTGGCCAAATATGGACAAACAGATTGAGGAGATTGCTAAAAACTGTTCATCGTGTCATAAGGTCCGGAACAACCCACCACTTGCTCCTCTCCATCCCTGGGAGTTCCCACAGGAGCCATGGCATCGTGTGCACATTGACTTTGCAGGTCCATACAAGGACAAAATGTTTCTTGTAGCTGTTGATGCACACAGTAAATGGCCTGAAGTGACCATCATGAAATCAACCACCACTGAGAAGACCACAGAAGCACTAGGAGAAATGTTCAGTAGGTTTGGATCTCCTACACAGATAGTCTCTGACAATGGACCTCAACTGGTTTCACAGGAAATGGAGGCTTTCCTGCAGGCTAATGGAGTGCAGCACATTACATCAGCTCCATACCATCCTGCAACGAATGGTCTTGCAGAAAGGTTTGTTCAGACAATGAAACATGCACTGAAAACATCACAAGGCCAAGGAACACTGCATCAGAGACTGCACAAGTTTCTGCTTAGCTATCGGAACAGTCCACATGCAACCACAAGGACATCGCCTGCCAACGCAATGTTCAAGAGAGATCTGCGCACTACCTTTGATCTTTTGAAACCCTCAACTGTGAAGGACACTGTGCAAAAACaacaagagaaacaaattatgtACAGGGGCCAACAGGTCAAGGACAGAGTCTTCAGCCCCGGTGAGTCAGTGCTGGCCAGGAACTACCGAGGAGCACACAAGTGGGTTCCTGCCACTGTCATCGCACAAACTGGACCAGTTTCATATACAGTACAGGTTGCCGATGGAGTGTGGAGAAGGCACGTGGATCAGCTACTACAGACCGCACCAGTGTCTGCAGAAAGGTCTTTCGAAGATCTTAAAAATGCACTCATCGACTCGTCAGTCCCTCCACACATGCAAGTAGAGAACTCCACCACATCAGGAAAAGTGGTTCCCACTGTAAATGAGACTGCAAGAGAGACTGAGACATCTTCAGTGACAGAAACAAAGGCTCCACAAAAGAGCACACAGACTGACGTTACCACAGACCGCCGATACCCCAACAGAGAGCGGCGGCCTCCTGTTCGTCTGAGTTATTAGATAGCACCTGACCCATGTGAacggggcagaataatccccatGGGTCATGGGGGAGGTTGGGGTAGTCTACCCTCACTCCCAAATTAGCAATTAAAAAGAGTTGTTGTTATAACCTTACAGTTAATAAAGGGAAGGGGAAAGGTGAAATGTTTGTGATGCTATTACTGTCATGTTCCAGTGAAGACAGACGTTTTTGAGTAGGTCACCTGTTTATTCCGTAGTACATCCTTTGTAAGAGGGGAGGAGATGTTGTGTATTTTGGGTTATAACAGGACCCGTAGCGGTCATGCACCAGGTGCATTAT
It contains:
- the LOC112847805 gene encoding uncharacterized protein K02A2.6-like gives rise to the protein MDWIIKGLPAGEGVDLKAFLGKRAELSVQAGCLLWGRRVIIPLSLQTKLLKQLHAGHSGIVRMKEIARSYFWWPNMDKQIEEIAKNCSSCHKVRNNPPLAPLHPWEFPQEPWHRVHIDFAGPYKDKMFLVAVDAHSKWPEVTIMKSTTTEKTTEALGEMFSRFGSPTQIVSDNGPQLVSQEMEAFLQANGVQHITSAPYHPATNGLAERFVQTMKHALKTSQGQGTLHQRLHKFLLSYRNSPHATTRTSPANAMFKRDLRTTFDLLKPSTVKDTVQKQQEKQIMYRGQQVKDRVFSPGESVLARNYRGAHKWVPATVIAQTGPVSYTVQVADGVWRRHVDQLLQTAPVSAERSFEDLKNALIDSSVPPHMQVENSTTSGKVVPTVNETARETETSSVTETKAPQKSTQTDVTTDRRYPNRERRPPVRLSY